The sequence CTGTTCAAGGTGACGGGAAATCCTGAAAATCAGAGCTGAAGATGTTTGTTgctggatgaaaatgtgttttaagaagaATCTTTGTGAATGTAGGTGAAGCCTCTAAAGGGGAGGGATCACTGTTCTAGAAAAAGCCATACGCAGCACTGCGGACTGTAAGACGGAGGgatgtttctgtctgtctctctggatttttgtttttgttgaactATTACAACATGACACTTTGTATGAAAAACGAGGACTGTCTCCTGGTTTTTAATTTCTAGATCATAAGTCTGAAGGTCCTAAAACTTCTCAGGCCTGATGTTTCAGTCTAAAGGAAATATGAGATTTATTTCTTCAAacatctgcttcggctgctctcgtgTCTGTTTTCGAACATGCGTGATGTTTTTTagcagcttgctaatcgttTACCTGCgttgattatttgactaaaacagtgaaatgaataaaatccagttttcttcAGGAATGTGAactaatatggagcaaagtgagctagcttatatggacaaagtttagaagagacaacaagctgatgttccacaactttccatcagacgaacCAACCGACCACCTCGTCTCTGGAAGAACTGGGTGACAtactgtccacccctctgttctctctgcagtctcagctttttctttttaaacttcccgATGTTTGAGGCATCCTGCTGTCTTACCATCCACTGTCTGTAGCGCTGATGGAGCAgctgaaccatttaagggaaCTATAAAGGGGGGtgggtgttcagaaatgtttccagaacgaagaaacttagtgataccaatgcattgtaactaaaTGTTTgcgtgattgtaagtttatcattgagtgTTAGATCATTTTCTTCATATTACAATTACATTGaggcccttctgggcccctagaatccttcccctttaccccccTTTTTGGCTCCCCAGCTGAAAGCACAACAGCACGAGGAGGAagaaccaggctggagaccgacacgaggaggaagaaccaggctggagaccgacacgaggaggaagaaccaggctggagaccgacacgaggaggaagaaccaggctggagaccgacACGAGGAGGAAGAACCAGGCTGGAAACCGACACGAGGAGGAagaaccaggctggagaccgacacgaggaggaagaaccaggctggagaccgacacgaggaggaagaaccaggctggagaccgacacgaggaggaagaaccaggctggagaccgacacgaggaggaagaaccaggctggagaccgacACGAGGAGATagaaccaggctggagaccgacacgaggaggaagaaccaggctggagaccgacacgaggaggaagaaccaggctggagaccgacacgaggaggaagaaccaggctggagaccgacacgaggaggaagaaccaggctggagaccgacACGAGGAGGAAGAAACAGGCTGGAAACCGACACGAGGAGGAagaaccaggctggagaccgacacgaggaggaagaaccaggctggagaccgacACGAGGAGGAAGAACCAGGCTGGAAACCGACACGAGGAGGAagaaccaggctggagaccgacacgaggaggaagaaccaggctggagaccgacACGAGGAGATagaaccaggctggagaccgacACGAGGAGGAAGAACCAGGCTGGAAACCGACACGAGGAGGAagaaccaggctggagaccgacacgaggaggaagaaccaggctggagaccgacacgaggaggaagaaccaggctggagaccgacacgaggaggaagaaccaggctggagaccgacACGAGGAGGAAGAACCAGGCTGGAAACCGACACGAGGAGATagaaccaggctggagaccgacacgaggaggaagaaccaggctggagaccgacacgaggaggaagaaccaggctggagaccgacACGAGGAGGAAGAACCAGGCTGGAAACCGACACGAGGAGGAagaaccaggctggagaccgacacgaggaggaagaaccaggctggagaccgacACGAGGAGGAAGAACCAGGCTGGAAACCGACACGAGGAGGAagaaccaggctggagaccgacacgaggaggaagaaccaggctggagaccgacacgaggaggaagaaccaggctggagaccgacacgaggaggaagaaccaggctggagaccgacacgaggaggaagaaccaggctggagaccgacACGAGGAGATagaaccaggctggagaccgacACGAGGAGGAAGAACCAGGCTGGATACCGACACGAGGAGGAagaaccaggctggagaccgacacgaggaggaagaaccaggctggagaccgacACGAGGAGGAAGAACCAGGCTGGAAACCGACACGAGGAGATagaaccaggctggagaccgacacgaggaggaagaaccaggctggagaccgacacgaggaggaagaaccaggctggagaccgacACGAGGAGGAAGAACCAGGCTGGAAACCGACACGAGGAGGAagaaccaggctggagaccgacACGAGGAGGAAGAACCAGGCTGGAAACCGACACGAGGAGGAAGAACCAGGCTGGAAACCGACACGAGGAGATagaaccaggctggagaccgacacgaggaggaagaaccaggctggagaccgacacgaggaggaagaaccaggctggagaccgacacgaggaggaagaaccaggctggagaccgacACGAGGAGGAAGAACCAGGCTGGTGTAATGACCGTTATTAAGACTTAGTTTTGAATTTTCTGAGTTGGGGTCACACGGTTTTAAGAGTTATCAGGACTTAGCATGTAGTTAGCGAATAGGTGTGATGATGTGAAGAGTAAGTCTCTCAGTTATCACCACCATCGTGTTCCTCTTCGAGTGGTGTGCAAGACACTTCATACCATCTGACCTCTGGCTCAGAGTCCAGCACTTCTCCATCACAGATCTGGATTTTCGTACCTTTACGGCAGAATGCTCTTCTTGTGGGTGAGATTTGAGAGTTGTCTGGTTGCACGTGTCCCAgaccggggggggggggaggcTGGTTTTAAACATGGACTCAAGTTCTGGATGGGTACATTTTGTCCTGGCTGAACAGGGCGTTGCAGCTCCCTCTTGTTCTGACATTGTCAGCATTCAAAAGCCGGAGGTTAAACATCCATTTCTCACCTCTCCTGTGTGGCGTTCttcagcctcctcctcctcctgagaCACGAGGTCACCATCCGTCTAATGTTACTCCCTTCTGATTTTGGTGGATGAAGAAAGGGATTATTGGTGTATTTTCGCTGCCTTTTGCCCCCTGGCACTAATAGgattttataaaagaaacattATCTTGAATCATTTAATTCAGACCAATTAAAGTTTGAAGTGCAGGATTCATAATTCATGGCTGCCAAAGATAAAAGCCCTTTAATCCTTGAATTTGTTATAATGGGCAGAGGGAAGGGCAGCAGAGAGCGAGACTTGTCCACTGTTGGTAATTCAGGTCTGGGACCAGCATTGCCAAAGAGTCCTGCCAAACCAAAACATTATTATCATCAATACTTCGGCCAGGATCGGGACCGCTCCAGTCAAATGTTGATGGTGAACTGGGAGGAGTTTAACACCCATTTTTCCATGTTTATTTATCCTTATATGTTGGTCAGACAGAAGACTTCATTCCTACAGGAGTCGCTGTAATCTCATAAACAAGTGAAACGTcacctttcatttttttaccaCTCAGGACTTGGCCTTTAGTGttaaagagaaatattttatattaaaataaacctGATTAAAGAACTATGTAATTCAAACTGAAGACCAACTTAAACCTGGATACAGACTGACTTAAACCTGAATAAAGGCCAATTTAAACCTGGATATAAACAAACTTAAACCTGAATACAGACCGACTTAAACCTGAATACAAACTGACTTAAACCTGGATACAGACTGACTTAAACCTGAATAAAGGCCGACTTAAACCTGGATACAGGCCGACTTAAACCTGGATATTAACCAACTTAAACCTGAATACTGACCGACTTAAACCTGAATACAGACTGACTTAAACCTGAATACAGACCGACTTAAACCTGAATACAGACCGACTTAAACCTGAATACAAACTGACTTAAACCTGGATTCAA comes from Melanotaenia boesemani isolate fMelBoe1 chromosome 20, fMelBoe1.pri, whole genome shotgun sequence and encodes:
- the LOC121631552 gene encoding uncharacterized protein At5g39570-like — protein: MEQRRTRLETDTRRKKQAGNRHEEEEPGWRPTRGGRTRLETDTRRKNQAGNRHEEEEPGWRPTRGGRTRLETDTRRKNQAGDRHEEEEPGWRPTRGGRTRLETDTRRKNQAGDRHEEEEPGWKPTRGDRTRLETDTRRKNQAGDRHEEEEPGWRPTRGGRTRLETDTRRKNQAGDRHEEEEPGWRPTRGGRTRLETDTRRKNQAGDRHEEEEPGWRPTRGGRTRLETDTRRKNQAGDRHEEEEPGWRPTRGDRTRLETDTRRKNQAGYRHEEEEPGWRPTRGGRTRLETDTRRKNQAGNRHEEIEPGWRPTRGGRTRLETDTRRKNQAGDRHEEEEPGWKPTRGGRTRLETDTRRKNQAGNRHEEEEPGWKPTRGDRTRLETDTRRKNQAGDRHEEEEPGWRPTRGGRTRLETDTRRKNQAGVMTVIKT